Proteins co-encoded in one Malus domestica chromosome 09, GDT2T_hap1 genomic window:
- the LOC103421662 gene encoding transcription factor TCP2-like, whose translation MFSSSSYNSNTVIPFQHNFPFSSFSSSNYPPPPPCANLETCTGDTFLHHIPDPLSGQFSHQNIALMAPPSHQTLTHLGVSSNTVPGIINSTISSSCGDHLHHHQYYHSNYGSISNDNIIPYFLHSSREDLVVASAEMKKDRHSKIFTAQGLRDRRVRLSLNVARQFFDLQDLLGLDRASKTIEWLLKKSRKAIRDLETQKKNLSCSSEQSKSLSSTSECDEVVSDINEVENHVMSKEKEMVMMKKLRESKSTGAYVAKESRAKARAKARERTREKKMCTTSRRPYQMLNQLNLLIEQLDDHETNISSSSKVNFGDHRVNQELGSLLANQAHHHHRHEEDQSALIKRNKMKSFSSVVSDYNTTDQSSSNSHLQFPNASQNWDINGAFPMP comes from the coding sequence ATGTTTTCATCTTCCAGTTATAATAGTAATACTGTAATTCCTTTTCAACATAActttcccttttcttctttttcttcttcaaattaccctcctcctcctccttgtgCAAACCTAGAAACCTGCACCGGAGACACTTTCCTTCATCACATTCCTGATCCCCTCTCTGGTCAATTTTCACACCAAAATATTGCTTTAATGGCGCCTCCTTCTCATCAAACCCTAACCCATTTGGGAGTTTCATCAAACACTGTGCCTGGTATTATAAACTCCACCATATCATCATCTTGTGGagatcatcttcatcatcatcagtaCTACCATAGTAACTATGGTAGCATTAGTAATGATAATATTATTCCTTAttttcttcattcttctagggaAGATTTAGTAGTAGCATCGGCCGAGATGAAGAAAGACCGGCACAGCAAGATCTTCACCGCTCAGGGTTTGAGGGACCGTAGGGTGAGGCTCTCCCTCAACGTTGCCCGTCAGTTCTTTGACCTCCAAGACCTGCTAGGGCTTGACAGGGCAAGTAAAACCATCGAGTGGCTACTAAAAAAGTCCAGAAAGGCCATCAGGGATCTCGAAACACAGAAGAAGAACTTGAGCTGCAGTTCTGAGCAGTCCAAGAGTTTGTCTTCCACTTCCGAGTGCGACGAGGTTGTTTCGGACATAAACGAGGTGGAAAACCATGTAATGAGCAAAGAAAAAGAGATGGTGATGATGAAGAAGTTGAGAGAATCTAAATCTACTGGAGCTTATGTTGCGAAGGAGTCGAGGGCAAAGGCAAGAGCAAAGGCAAGGGAAAGGacaagagagaaaaagatgTGCACTACTAGTAGGAGGCCTTATCAGATGTTGAACCAATTGAACTTATTGATTGAGCAGCTTGATGATCACGAAACAAACATCTCATCCTCGTCGAAGGTTAATTTTGGAGATCACCGTGTGAATCAAGAACTGGGATCCCTCTTGGCTAATCAAGCTCATCACCATCATCGTCACGAGGAGGATCAATCTGCTTTGATCAAGAGAAACAAAATGAAGTCATTTTCATCAGTAGTTTCCGATTATAATACTACTGATCAGAGTTCCAGCAATAGCCACCTCCAATTTCCCAATGCTTCTCAAAATTGGGACATCAATGGCGCTTTCCCCATGCCCTAG